One Oryzias melastigma strain HK-1 unplaced genomic scaffold, ASM292280v2 sc02193, whole genome shotgun sequence genomic window carries:
- the LOC112138794 gene encoding tectonin beta-propeller repeat-containing protein 1 — MWILFQVSEWTVDYKVPGGTDKEGWQYAADFPTTFHGHKTMKDFVRRRRWTRQCKITVRGPWKQVPPIHLSDISIMPCLAQSRMEQVPVWAISDKGDVLCRLGVTPLNPAGSSWLHVGTDQPFKSISIGGANQVWAIAKDGAVFYRGSVSPQNPAGQRSQRQEGIQTSLISL, encoded by the exons ATGTGGATTTTGTTCCAGGTGTCAGAATGGACCGTGGACTACAAAGTTCCTGGCGGGACGGACAAAGAGGGCTGGCAGTACGCGGCAGACTTCCCCAC GACGTTTCACGGCCACAAAACAATGAAGGACTTTGTCAGGCGCAGACGGTGGACCAG GCAGTGCAAGATCACCGTGAGAGGCCCGTGGAAGCAGGTCCCGCCCATCCACCTGAGCGACATCTCCATCATGCCCTGTCTGGCCCAGAGCCGGATGGAGCAGGTCCCCGTGTGGGCCATCAGCGACAAGGGAGATGTGCTGTGTCGCCTGGGGGTGACGCCCCTGAACCCTGCG GGCAGCTCCTGGCTCCACGTGGGCACCGACCAGCCCTTCAAATCCATCTCCATCGGTGGGGCCAACCAGGTGTGGGCCATCGCCAAGGATGGAGCCGTGTTTTACCGGGGATCTGTGTCGCCGCAAAACcctgcaggtcagaggtcacagagaCAGGAAGGGATCCAGACTTCTTTAATCAGCCTTTGA